The genomic window GACGGATCGATTCTGCCGGCAGTGCCCAGCCGGGGCCCGCATGCAACGATCGTGATGTTGGCCCACCGCGCAACGGAATTCGTTGCCTGACAACGGTTTCCCAGCAGATCAGTCGGCGGTTGCCGCCCGGGCCTGGATACCGTGTGCCTGATTGACCTGTGCCGGCTGTGCCGGCGGCGCCGCGCGCGTTGCCAGGTTGGCCGGCAGGGCTGACACCGGTGATCCGACAGCGGGCTGCGCGCCCGCCGGCAGCGCTTCAACCGGCGCGTTCACCGGGGACACGGCAGGGCCGGCAGCCGAAGTGGGCACCGCTGACGTCGCCGCGACGGCCGGGCCGAGGGGTGTCGCTACCGCGGCCGCGGGCGCCGGCGTCACCACGGCTGGGGTTGCAGCGACGGGCGCGGTCGCGGCCGTGCCCAGGGCGACCGGGTGGGCGGCGGCAAACGGGGCGCTGTTCACGCCAAGGGCCGGCGGCGGGGCCGAGAGGGCCTGTGCCGGCGCGGTGGCCGCCGCGAGACCTTGCTCAGCGACCTGCAACGTCGAGTTGTTCGCCGCCTCGGACAGCGCGTACTGATCGCCACCGAATGTCATCAGCTGTACGAACTGGTTGTGAAACGCCTCCGCCTGAGCGCTGAGCGCCTGATACGCCTGGGCGTGTTCGTCGAACAACGCCGCTAGCAGAATGGAAACTTCGTCGACGCCGGCCGACAGCACGCTCGATGTCGGGACGGCAGCCGCCGTATTGGCGTCAGTGATCGCAGTGGCGATCCTCGCCAGATCCGCTGCCGCCGCGGCGACATACTCCGGCGAGGCAATGACATACGACATTCGGTCCCCCAGTCAGGCTGGATAGCATCCGCCGCCTGTAACGAACCCCGTCCCCCAATTATGAATCGTATGTCCGCGGGCACCCTTACCGAGGCGTTTCGGCCGAACTGTGCGTACCAGATTTCGGTTGGCCGTCGCGCAGGCGCCGGATCGGGCCGAGTTGGCGCCCGTCGCGCCCGGGTGCCCACAGCCCGATCAGCACGGCGGCAACGGTGGATATCACTGCCATGGCGGCCGTCGACGAGTGCATTGCGGTCATGAACGCCGCCTTGGCAAAGGCGGACAACTGGGCGCCCTGCGGGCCGAGCTGGTCGGCGACCTTCACCGCCGCGGCCAGCGAATCCGAGGCCGGTCCGCGCACCGGTGGGGGGAACTCAGCCAATTTCGGCGTGAGCTCTTGGGTGTAGCGCCCGGCCAGGATCGAGCCGGCGACCGCGATTCCCAGCGCGCCGCCCATCTCCCTTGCGGTGTCGTTGACCGCCGAAGCCACCCCCTGCTTCTCGTCGGCGACCGCACCCATGATCGCCGAAGTCGTTGGTGCGGTGCAGAATCCGATGCCGGTGCTCAAGATCAACGTCGGCCAGGCGAATTCGAGGTACGACGAGTGCACGTTGAGCCCCTGCATGCAAGCGAATCCAACCGCCATCAGCAGCGTGCCCACGAACAAGACCGTGCGCAGCCCCAGTTTGGGCAGATACCAGAACGACAACGCCGAGAAGATGCCCAGCGGCACCATGAAGGGTCCCAGGGCCACCGCCGTCATGAGCGGGGAGTAGCCCATGATCTCCTGCACGTACTGCATGCCCAGGTAGAAGAAGCCGAAGGTGCCGGCAAACATGATGACAATGGTCGCGACCCCGGTGGCGAAGCTGGTGTCGCCGAACAGTCGCACGTCCAGCAACGGGTGGCGGCGGCCGGCGGCCAGGCGCAGTTCGACGACGCCGAACACCACCGCCAGCACGGTGCCGCCAGCCAGGCCGCCCCAGACCAGCGGATTGCTCCAACCGCGATGCGGCGCCTCCAAGATGGCGAACACCGCGATCGCCAGCGCCGCACCGATCAGTGCTGCGCCCAGCCAGTCAACCCGCGGCGCATCGCTGTCGCGCGAGGGCGCCACGGTGCACGCCAGCGCGAAGATCACGATCGCGGCACCGGCCAGGGACCAGAAGATGGCATGCCAGTCCCCGAAGTGCAGCATCAACCCCGACCCGATCATCCCCAGCACACCACCGGAGCCCGCGACACCGGCCCAGATGCCAACGGCCTTGACGCGCTGGTCTTTTGGATAGGC from Mycobacterium kubicae includes these protein-coding regions:
- a CDS encoding PE family protein, translating into MSYVIASPEYVAAAAADLARIATAITDANTAAAVPTSSVLSAGVDEVSILLAALFDEHAQAYQALSAQAEAFHNQFVQLMTFGGDQYALSEAANNSTLQVAEQGLAAATAPAQALSAPPPALGVNSAPFAAAHPVALGTAATAPVAATPAVVTPAPAAAVATPLGPAVAATSAVPTSAAGPAVSPVNAPVEALPAGAQPAVGSPVSALPANLATRAAPPAQPAQVNQAHGIQARAATAD
- a CDS encoding MFS transporter is translated as MVETLARPDQRTGAVSIGNSARSRAWTLTVACMGVALVVASMTALNTALPDLAVATAATQTQLTWIVDGYTVALACLLLPAGAIGDRYGRRGALLTGLLIFALGSAAPALLHNATQIIAGRAVAGLGAAFVMPATLSLLTVAYPKDQRVKAVGIWAGVAGSGGVLGMIGSGLMLHFGDWHAIFWSLAGAAIVIFALACTVAPSRDSDAPRVDWLGAALIGAALAIAVFAILEAPHRGWSNPLVWGGLAGGTVLAVVFGVVELRLAAGRRHPLLDVRLFGDTSFATGVATIVIMFAGTFGFFYLGMQYVQEIMGYSPLMTAVALGPFMVPLGIFSALSFWYLPKLGLRTVLFVGTLLMAVGFACMQGLNVHSSYLEFAWPTLILSTGIGFCTAPTTSAIMGAVADEKQGVASAVNDTAREMGGALGIAVAGSILAGRYTQELTPKLAEFPPPVRGPASDSLAAAVKVADQLGPQGAQLSAFAKAAFMTAMHSSTAAMAVISTVAAVLIGLWAPGRDGRQLGPIRRLRDGQPKSGTHSSAETPR